A single Halarcobacter anaerophilus DNA region contains:
- a CDS encoding UDP-glucose dehydrogenase family protein: MIGVIGLGFVGLTTALGFSEKGYKVYGYDIDRGKTDHLKKKKVPFHEPGLPEVLDKNLDKNFFIEESLLEVVSKSEIIFYCVGTPTKESGGADLTYLYNAIDETLSSQIFSEYKVLVIKSTVPPSTTEEIISPYIESKGYKVGSNLGLANNPEFLREGFAWDDFMNPDRIVIGVNDKKSSQTLEKYYKPFNADIHIVSFNTGEFIKYLSNTLLSTLISYSNEMSMIAKTIGNIDISKSFSILHEDKRWLGQPAKMSSYVYPGCGFGGYCLPKDTEALYKESKNKGFEALGLKNVLNINEKIKSFLVNTVEKEVPVNKTIGILGLSFKPNSDDVRDTPAKYIIQLLLEKGYSNIIAYDPLSNKQFQKVYKYSILYVDTLEELISKTDCNILLTAWEEFKIKKELIFEKKLFDFRYFLEKS, from the coding sequence ATGATTGGAGTTATAGGTTTAGGTTTTGTTGGTCTAACCACTGCATTAGGTTTTTCTGAAAAAGGTTATAAAGTATATGGATACGATATTGATAGAGGGAAAACTGACCATTTAAAAAAGAAAAAAGTTCCTTTTCATGAACCAGGTTTACCAGAGGTTCTTGATAAAAATTTAGACAAAAATTTCTTTATAGAAGAATCGCTATTAGAAGTAGTATCTAAGTCAGAAATTATATTTTATTGTGTAGGGACACCTACTAAAGAAAGTGGTGGGGCTGATTTAACTTATCTATATAATGCAATTGATGAAACACTATCTTCACAAATATTTAGTGAGTATAAAGTTCTTGTAATAAAATCTACTGTACCCCCTTCAACAACAGAAGAGATTATTTCTCCTTATATTGAATCAAAAGGTTATAAAGTTGGTTCTAATCTTGGACTTGCAAACAATCCTGAATTTCTTAGAGAAGGTTTTGCTTGGGATGATTTTATGAATCCAGATAGAATTGTAATTGGTGTAAATGACAAAAAATCTTCACAAACATTAGAAAAATATTATAAACCATTTAATGCAGATATACATATAGTTTCTTTTAATACAGGTGAATTTATTAAGTATCTTTCAAACACTTTATTATCAACATTAATTAGTTATTCAAATGAAATGTCAATGATTGCTAAAACTATAGGAAATATTGATATCTCAAAATCTTTTTCAATATTACATGAAGATAAAAGATGGTTAGGACAACCTGCTAAAATGTCAAGTTATGTTTATCCAGGTTGTGGTTTTGGAGGTTATTGTCTTCCTAAAGATACAGAAGCTTTATATAAAGAGTCTAAAAATAAAGGGTTTGAAGCACTTGGATTAAAAAATGTACTGAATATAAATGAAAAAATAAAAAGTTTTTTAGTAAATACAGTAGAGAAAGAGGTTCCTGTAAATAAGACAATTGGGATTTTAGGTTTATCCTTTAAACCAAATTCAGATGATGTGCGAGATACTCCTGCAAAATATATAATTCAATTATTATTAGAAAAAGGGTATTCAAATATTATTGCTTATGATCCATTATCTAATAAACAGTTTCAAAAAGTATATAAGTATTCTATCTTATATGTGGATACTTTAGAAGAGCTAATCTCTAAAACAGATTGCAATATTTTATTAACTGCATGGGAAGAATTTAAAATTAAAAAAGAGTTGATATTTGAAAAAAAGTTATTTGATTTTCGTTACTTTTTAGAAAAATCATAA